In one Culex quinquefasciatus strain JHB chromosome 2, VPISU_Cqui_1.0_pri_paternal, whole genome shotgun sequence genomic region, the following are encoded:
- the LOC6031992 gene encoding adenylate cyclase type 10, which yields MMEILPLSESDRGISRLQQAIDKELFISRCRNRLKGKKNLQKYLPERSSFLYAILGGQSGNLNLRTNVYKDFLGESDRSDELKNKVISSMIPDEVLCSARDYRPRRFMTAMMFADISGFTDLSEKFNEPGKGGASKLSQVLNSYLGAMVQEILSHGGDILKFSGDAFLVLFKVTQSISLPDATHRAIDTAIIIQRSFGAYETEVGVTLRVKIAISAGEVYFSLIGTERFSHYIVIGQPVWKVKLAERIAEAGDIVVNHYAWTYIHDNEYISEACEDKVHFKIKGFTSNWRSTQRLNIFDILQNDLDLDESNSELMLGDDEMKFDSETLEIRPSLKHVGSRAMSSSLRRFMIKPILFAIDAQEPLEFLTEMRQIVTVFLNIVLKPKEVTLVIEEIKTIFTSLCSLVDRYEGTVNKVSLFDKDVMFLIIFGLRGNKHDLDCQLALRCAAEIRDQYRSNARVLSASIGVTTGVSYCGVVGHFVRREYSVISVTVNKAARLMMAYPKKVTCDKDTFMMSKLDPVHFTLQEAIELKGLQNVGPIYEFKEIIPEREMVKPVEYHFPIVGRDEILEVFQEMLEDGMFLTEHLIADGGANIGSYTNQSCLLIRGKAQMGKTRLLNELFHLALKNKKISALRLTLTMADSKKPFSAANLYLSRPLGFTETITRITRQKRIEQYLAEHNLQPQLALLNDILDVEFPQTEILRMMNKSEQEAMRRKLFGLLCEKAFQNLWVLIIDDVEYMDEESFEMFDILWRMPQMITVLAMGYQRRLQPQHENFFVNPHVCQLKLTPIDTLLHKAIACQFLNVNAIPLDLERAIHVMSNGNPGWINTMMISLKQSGLLRIVRMGSFEAQAKGYVFCEGNYLLRTSTRSTMSLRLSNSDWDLFETCCDDDQFLPFAHSNFSTKLVDVACLKGSIDALHYVPATSQDAFLLMLYDSLSSYEQYVCKCAAVLGEKFLRAALMFVIAQDNERDVAVAIKKLFDLRILSCAIGDFGTGFSLYQRNVNTDKLEANTCGCTNLTISRACRDLPRYAACGYSKFHSNLFHQTVYNLLTEEQKTEFHSRALTFVERETTKCGPCGGGPFRNLISTDDQFEVVMGFQRRRDSDLMGRNQLYRSGESGFSIQSSQCPPNPLDCLWWRKGDFTTGSRVPILSYREFNFSQCRCHTIEYSMYKEIVFHSHGAGLTERHVEAQIEWANCCIRIANIPKAIQMLNSVKNQIQEIDRPDNIALTTYLKGRLFTLLGVCRLEIKQYTLAAKHFYRAAEILGMPFPKSEKSATIRFKLLFCKVKKMVRKRELLAPKRPKSVWYVLISSQLSSCFGGMFNMFRKLTQWKFAQLAAVWSLKQALKYRRNPSVLVDAFANLFQIAFHMGFSEDIAWMQEKSLEIVADNVNNVDMDYMKTIIRYYTALLMCQTIRSTKLLSIELGKVVLKISDTLQYKIGEWHIIPILAELLMSHRKVSEAVTMLYSFQNLAERYQDSSGKAWYYAIAIDILLDTSCCIATYKQCENFYLKNSEALGYQRDAYAVTRLYADLWLWCVRYGAWEIADTWMNKLQEVFVLTPHDSMINVHTAIRVLEGLILTLVNKIEARSILAIVRLQSEIEDLCEKIENALQISKCHEVKFNLRKMYYKQVVNPSAKTMKKLTNLRRLAILRNDHLCAEKILHTMQYWRCELPPKMASFWLDHCSSGSATGARNSDITLGRFQYDYTSCVLNNEKVYPFSLPLPRARYF from the exons gCTTCACCGACCTCTCGGAAAAGTTCAACGAACCGGGCAAGGGCGGCGCCTCCAAGCTGTCCCAGGTGTTGAACTCCTATCTCGGCGCGATGGTCCAGGAGATCCTGTCGCATGGCGGCGACATCCTCAAGTTTTCCGGCGATGCGTTCCTGGTGCTGTTCAAGGTGACGCAGTCGATCTCACTGCCGGACGCGACCCACCGGGCCATCGACACGGCCATCATCATCCAGCGCTCGTTTGGGGCGTACGAAACCGAGGTGGGCGTCACGCTGCGGGTCAAGATTGCCATCTCGGCCGGCGAGGTTTACTTTTCGTTGATTGGGACGGAACGCTTCTCGCACTACATCGTCATTGGGCAGCCCGTGTGGAAGGTCAAGCTGGCGGAGCGGATCGCTGAGGCCGGGGACATTGTGGTCAATCATTATG CTTGGACCTACATCCACGACAACGAGTACATCTCGGAAGCGTGCGAAGACAAGGTGCACTTCAAGATCAAGGGATTCACAAGCAACTGGCGGTCGACGCAGCGGTTGAACATCTTTGACATTCTGCAGAACGATCTGGATCTGGACGAGAGCAACTCGGAGTTGATGCTGGGTGACGACGAGATGAAGTTTGACAGTGAAACGCTGGAGA TAAGACCAAGTTTGAAGCACGTGGGATCTCGAGCAATGTCGTCATCCCTGCGAAGATTCATGATCAAACCGATTCTGTTCGCGATCGACGCGCAAGAACCGCTGGAATTTCTAACCGAAATGCGTCAAATTGTGACGGTCTTCTTGAACATTGTTCTGAAACCTAAGGAAGTAACGCTTGTGATTGAGGAGATCAAGACGATTTTCACGTCACTTTGCTC ACTCGTAGATCGTTACGAAGGCACCGTCAACAAAGTGTCGCTGTTCGACAAGGACGTAATGTTTCTGATCATTTTCGGACTTCGCGGGAACAAGCACGACCTGGACTGCCAGTTGGCGTTGCGTTGTGCGGCCGAAATTCGCGATCAATACCGGTCCAACGCCCGGGTCCTGTCGGCATCGATCGGAGTCACGACGGGGGTGAGCTATTGCGGAGTCGTGGGTCACTTTGTCCGCCGCGAGTACTCGGTCATTAGCGTGACGGTCAACAAGGCGGCTCGGCTTATGATGGCCTACCCGAAAAAGGTGACCTGCGACAAGGACACGTTTATGATGAGCAAGCTGGATCCGGTGCACTTTACGCTGCAGGAGGCGATCGAGCTGAAGGGCTTGCAGAACGTCGGACCGATCTATGAGTTCAAGGAGATTATACC GGAGCGTGAAATGGTGAAACCCGTCGAGTACCACTTTCCGATTGTGGGCCGCGACGAGATCCTGGAGGTGTTCCAAGAAATGCTCGAAGACGGCATGTTTTTGACAGAGCACTTGATCGCGGACGGTGGGGCCAACATTGGAAGCTACACAAACCAGAGCTGTTTGCTGATCCGGGGCAAGGCTCAAATGGGCAAGACTCGACTGCTGAACGAGCTGTTCCATCTGGCGTTGAAGAACAAGAAGATTAGCGCGCTCAGACTGACGTTGACCATGGCGGATTCGAAG AAACCTTTCTCGGCCGCAAATCTTTACTTGTCAAGACCGTTGGGTTTCACCGAAACCATCACGAGAATTACGCGTCAAAAACGGATCGAGCAATATTTGGCGGAACACAATTTGCAACCTCAACTCGCTCTTCTAAATGATATTCTTGATGTTGAATTCCCTCAAACGGAAATCCTTCGCATGATGAACAAATCCGAACAAGAAGCGATGCGCCGCAAGTTGTTTGGACTGCTGTGCGAAAAG GCGTTCCAAAACTTGTGGGTGTTGATCATCGACGATGTCGAGTACATGGACGAGGAGTCGTTCGAAATGTTTGACATTTTGTGGAGGATGCCCCAGATGATAACGGTGCTGGCGATGGGATATCAGCGCCGGCTGCAGCCCCAGCACGAGAACTTTTTCGTAAATCCCCACGTGTGCCAACTCAAGTTGACGCCGATTGACACGTTGCTGCACAAGGCGATCGCGTGCCAGTTTCTGAACGTCAACGCAATTCCACTCGATCTGGAACG AGCAATTCACGTAATGAGCAACGGCAATCCCGGCTGGATCAACACGATGATGATCTCGCTGAAGCAGAGTGGTCTGTTACGCATTGTCCGGATGGGCTCCTTTGAGGCCCAGGCCAAGGGTTATGTATTTTGCGAAGGGAACTACCTGCTAAGGACCAGCACCCGGTCGACGATGTCGCTGCGGCTGAGCAACAGTGACTGGGATCTGTTTGAAACGTGCTGCGACGACGATCAGTTCCTGCCGTTTGCCCACTCTAACTTCTCCACCAAGCTGGTAGACGTGGCTTGTTTGAAGGGTAGTATCGACGCCCTGCACTACGTACCCGCCACCAGCCAGGACGCTTTCCTGTTGATGCTGTACGACTCGCTGTCGTCCTACGAGCAGTACGTTTGCAAATGCGCCGCCGTTCTTGGCGAAAAATTTTTGCGGGCGGCACTGATGTTCGTTATTGCTCAAGACAACGAGCGAGATGTAGCCGTCG CCATCAAAAAACTATTTGACCTTCGGATATTGTCCTGCGCCATCGGGGACTTTGGCACAGGGTTCAGCCTGTACCAGCGGAATGTAAACACGGACAAGCTGGAAGCGAATACGTGCGGCTGTACGAATCTGACGATCTCCA GAGCTTGCCGCGATCTGCCGCGATACGCCGCGTGTGGGTACTCGAAATTTCATTCTAATTTATTCCACCAGACTGTCTACAATCTGCTGACGGAGGAGCAAAAGACCGAGTTCCACAGCCGAGCCCTAACGTTTGTAGAACGTGAGACGACCAA GTGTGGTCCCTGCGGAGGGGGCCCGTTCCGCAACTTGATCTCCACCGATGATCAGTTTGAAGTTGTTATGGGTTTTCAACGGCGGCGGGACTCCGATCTGATGGGCAGGAATCAACTGTACCGGAGTGGAGAAAGT gGATTCTCTATTCAGTCCAGTCAGT GTCCTCCCAACCCGTTGGACTGTCTGTGGTGGCGCAAGGGCGACTTTACTACGGGGAGTAGAGTTCCGATTCTAAGCTATCGGGAGTTTAACTTTAGCCAGTGCCGTTGCCACACTATCGAGTATTCGATGTACAAAGAGATAGTGTTTCACAGTCACGGCGCAGGACTGACGGAACGCCACGTGGAGGCTCAAATTGAGTGGGCGAACTGCTGCATCCGGATTGCAAACATCCCGAAGGCGATCCAGATGCTGAACAGTGTGAAGAATCAAATTCAGGAGATTGACCGTCCGGACAACATTGCTCTGACGACCTACCTGAAGGGTAGACTGTTCACACTGCTAGGGGTTTGCCGGTTGGAGATCAAACAGTACACTCTTGCAGCGAAACACTTTTACCGTGCCGCGGAGATTCTCGGAATGCCGTTTCCAAAGTCAGA AAAATCCGCCACGATCCGCTTCAAGCTGCTGTTCTGCAAGGTGAAAAAGATGGTCCGCAAGCGGGAGCTGCTCGCGCCGAAGCGTCCCAAGTCGGTCTGGTACGTGCTGATTTCGTCCCAGCTGTCCTCCTGCTTCGGCGGGATGTTCAACATGTTCCGCAAGCTAACCCAGTGGAAGTTTGCCCAGCTGGCAGCCGTGTGGAGCCTCAAGCAGGCGCTCAAGTACCGGCGTAATCCGTCGGTGCTGGTCGACGCGTTTGCGAACTTGTTTCAAATAG CATTTCACATGGGATTCTCCGAAGATATTGCCTGGATGCAGGAAAAATCTCTTGAAATCGTAGCGGACAACGTCAACAACGTCGATATGGACTACATGAAAACTATAATAAGATATTACACAGCGTTGCTTATGTGCCA AACAATCCGCTCCACGAAGTTGCTATCGATCGAGCTGGGCAAGGTGGTGCTGAAGATCAGCGACACGTTGCAGTACAAAATTGGCGAGTGGCACATCATCCCCATCCTGGCGGAGTTGTTGATGTCCCATCGGAAGGTGTCCGAGGCCGTTACCATGCTGTACAGCTTCCAAAACCTGGCCGAACGCTACCAGGACAGTTCCGGGAAGGCGTGGTACTACGCGATCGCCATCGACATTCTGCTGGACACGAGCTGTTGCATTGCAACGTACAAGCAGTGCGAGAATTTCTACTTGAAGAATAGTGAAGCTTTGGGCTACCAGAGGGATGCTTACGCGGTGACCCGGCTGTACGCCGATCTTTGGCTGTGGTGCGTTCGGTATGGGGCGTGGGAGATTGCCGACACGTGGATGAATAAGCTGCAGGAGGTGTTTGTGTTGACACCGCACGATTCGATGATCAACGTGCATACGGCGATTCGGGTCCTGGAGGGACTGATTCTGACGCTGGTGAACAAGATTGAAGCACGTAGTATCCTGGCGATCGTGCGTCTCCAGAGTGAGATCGAGGACCTGTGCGAGAAAATTGAAAACGCGCTGCAGATCAGCAAGTGTCATGAAGTCAA ATTCAACCTGCGGAAAATGTACTACAAACAAGTGGTAAATCCCTCGGCCAAAACCATGAAGAAACTGACCAATCTTCGACGGTTGGCCATCCTGCGGAACGATCATCTGTGCGCTGAAAAGATCCTTCACACCATGCAG TACTGGCGCTGCGAACTACCCCCGAAGATGGCGTCCTTCTGGCTAGACCACTGCTCCAGCGGAAGCGCAACCGGTGCCCGGAATAGTGACATTACGCTGGGCCGATTCCAGTACGATTACACCAGCTGTGTGCTGAACAACGAGAAAGTCTACCCGTTTTCGCTGCCGTTGCCGCGAGCTCGGTACTTTTGA